The following are encoded together in the Stegostoma tigrinum isolate sSteTig4 chromosome 42, sSteTig4.hap1, whole genome shotgun sequence genome:
- the LOC125449343 gene encoding gastrula zinc finger protein XlCGF8.2DB-like, protein MSKHQRSDSRERRWKCRDCGKGFLYPSQLETHQHSHSGEKPFICSHCGKGFIRSSHLLEHQRIHTGERPFTCSDCGKGFAQSSSLLKHQRVHTGEKPFTCSDCGKGFNQSSNLLKHQRVHTGEKPFTCSECGKVFTQTTHLLIHQRIHTGERPLTCSVCGKGFADSNSLLIHQRVHSGERPFTCSECGKGFTCSSNLLRHQSIHTGERPFTCSDCGKGFTCSSHLLIHQRVHTGDRPFTCSECGKGFNRSSYLLTHQQIHKEPQLKDFTLTHTKE, encoded by the coding sequence atgtccaaacaccAGCGCAGTGACAGTCGGGAGAGACGGTGGAAATGTcgggattgtgggaagggatttctgtacccatcccagctagaaactcACCAACACAGTCACAGTGGAGAGAAGCCATTTATTTGCTCtcattgtgggaagggatttattcgGTCATCCCACCTGCTGgaacaccagcgaattcacactggggagagaccattcacctgctctgattgtgggaagggatttgctcagtcatcTAGCCTGCTtaaacaccagcgagttcacactggagagaaaccattcacctgctctgattgtgggaagggattcaatcagtcatccaacctgctgaaacaccagcgagtgcacactggggagaagccattcacctgctctgaatgcGGGAAAGTATTCACTCAGACAACTCACCTGCTGATACACCAACggattcacactggagagagaccattgacctgttctgtgtgtgggaaaggctttgctgattCGAACTCCttgctgatacaccagcgagttcactctggggagagaccattcacctgctctgagtgtgggaagggattcacttgcTCATCTAACCTACTGAGACACCAgagcattcacactggggagagaccgttcacctgctcggattgtgggaaaggattcacttgCTCATCTCACCTACTGATACACcaacgagttcacactggagacagaccattcacctgttctgagtgtgggaaaggattcaatcGGTCATCctacctgctgacacaccagcaaattcacaaaGAACCACAGTTGAAAGATTTCACTCTGACTCACACTAAGGAATGA